The DNA region AACCATCAACCATGCACTAAGATGTAAGCTTTTTCATGAATATTCTTGTATCGACATGGATATCAGAGCCTTCTTATGTAGAGCTAGGCCTCGAAAATACCtcctaacatatatatatatatatatatatatatatatatatatatatatatatatatatatatatatatatatatatataaaaagaggagCAAGATGAACCACAACTAACTGCGATTGTGAATAAGTACGCTGTCACTCTCGTGATCAAATTTCAAAGCAATTCTTTCTTAACTTTATGCTCAGACAAGCATTATATACATGTAAGAAGTGGCAGCTAGAATCTTAGCAagttttgtttacaaaaatccGTTCATTAtgtaggaaaaaaattaaaaatcacggtgatatatatagtttgatGACAAGAATTGCATGGTTTCcgtattttaaattaacttaataatacactatttttttaattagatatatgGGTTGCACGTGAATTATTcgaatattcaaaatattaaagaatacaGCATCCATGACTTAAAATAGTTTGAAGAAACATTCAAAGTCTTTTATTTCTAAtagctaaaaatattatgaaaatgataggagattttttttccctccaaatTACAGAGGAACTGGTGAGCAATGTagtcttctttttattttaattgaatcaagtataaaatttgaaaattataatctaaaaaaaaattggatattGAATCTGAAAAGTAAAAGGAATATAGGATACATAGTATAAATGGggaaaaaagtttatattaggAAACACAtgttatgaaatgaaaaaaagaaaacaaaaacatattaaaaaagttataggAATTATACATGTATTAAATAAGTGTATGATGattatttaaacaatttaagagtattatagttttttaaaagtatttaaggTATTATCTTCGATCAAAAGTTTCTATAGAGTttgttcttttatataaaattatagttatgtcataaaaagttataaaataaatttagtgaatttattaatattcttaTTAAATGTTTACACACACATGTTTGTTATAGAAAGCACAAAAcccataataataattattttttaaaaaaatggtgtCCTCtcgggttttttgttttgtttttgttatatatatatatatatatatatatatatatatatatatatatatatatatatatatatatatatatattacagaaCTATTTTAGGGTTGTAATCGTTACCTTTATTCTAGGGTTGTAATCGTTACCCTTACTATTATATATTGCCctacatataattttatttttaatttattttattaaatattatttaacttttactTAATTTTCAAGCAGCCATATGACATTCTTTTTATGACATAAATAAGCAGGTTTTTTATACAaccctttataattttttattaaaaaaatagttgttttttttatgcatatctatttttattgtcatatgattaaataaaaaatagatttcaataaacaaagttattaaactcaaccaAGTTCATGATCTGATTTGTAGATTTGACGGGTTGACTTTGATTGATTTAAAACATCATTGTtttgctatataaaaaaatatattaaaacaacatcatcttaaaaatattttttaaatcaaaccaaGTTATGAAAGGGTTATATTGGAACTTTTCAGGTAGTTTGGATCATATCAAATCAACTCCCACCTAATTTAGTTAGAAACTCGGGTAAAAAAAGAGTCCCAATCTGGAGGTCTGCAAAATAACCCATTAAGTCAGGTCAAATTTGGTAATACTATCAAAAAATTCTTCATGACAATACACCAGCAATGTAAAATTgttagaaaatgtttttaattaaaatgtgaTGATGATGAGGTGTTGTCTAAGAAACAAATAtcctagtgaaaaaaaaatcataaaaaataacgaGGTATTTTATCCTAATTTCAGATTATCcgatttgctttatatttttttttattactttttatttttattaaataaataagatataacaaaaaaaaagttgtatttcttTATGGATAAAAGATAATAAGAAAACAAGGGATCATGctaacaaattattaatttcttttagagaaaattaaattattacatttaaataaatatttaccatataattaaataacaaatttaagcGTCACACGAGTTTGGTTATCTTGAATGAGTATGTTAGTATATGGGTTTTCTAAATTGATCAGATTACCGTAAAATTTCTTGGGCTAAAATAACCATTTTTCTTATTAGGTCCAACCTGTCATATGTGCACATCCAATCCATTTGTAAGTTTGATTTGCTTCATCTGTGAAAatctaaataattcatttaatatGTGAATACTTTAAAACTAGAGTTATATAGGAGTTTTCTACCTCCAAATTAAATTACATAGGTTTTTAaatcctgatattaaaaaatacatgttttgctgataattatcataaattcaaaacttatttaaaagaaGATTGGGTTATCAATCAACCTCTAGCTTATCagattaactatttttattaaaaggataatattttattaatattttttctttacattaacTTGACTAAATTTGGAAAtaagatttatattttagacaattaattaatttttttattttagtaatttgaTCTATTTTTCCTAATTAAGGTGATTAATACTTACTAATGTTTAGTGCTTGATAAGTTAAGATGGTTGATAGTTAGTATATGCAAAAAATCACCTTTTGAGgatatctttttaaaagaaaagacaacgatattttagagagattttaaaaataaacatgtagtGAAAATTAGAGATTGTAAATCTACTTTCAATGAAAGattcatatggtttttttatagcCTATTAATTATTTGCCACTAATAGTGATAAGAATATCAAAAACCAATTCAGAAAGaataattaatggttttttatcattgttccCACAAATGATGCCAttgataattttctaaaaaatccaagtagCTTAAAAGCAAGGCTTGTGTCTTAAATAATCAGCTAATATCTTGGTTCTGGTAATCTAATCCACTTGGTTAAGATGGTTGTTAATCGATATCTAGTGCTTGGGAAGCTAAAATGACCTAAGATTGACacctataaaaattttattttgatagatttagggacttttttatatttaagtaagtatattttttagagaaaaaacaatgatatcTTAGGgagaaattctaaaaataaacatacaatTGAAAATGGAGATTGTGAACCTACTTTTATTGAAGGATTCATAGGGTTTTTATAGTGTGTAATTCTTGTCCTAATAATATTATCGAGGAAAAATATCTTTGACACATTCATTAAAGATTGATAAATATcccatataaattattattcaatgataaatatctcttacatatCATTAACAAGAGATAAGATGcatgcttttttaaatatttttatacaccTAAGAGTGTagagaaatgaatattattgGCCTCAACATCTTATGTTAAAGATTATGAGGAAAAACAAGCGGAGTATTATGGCTCAATATGAGACCTAGAAAGATTGTTTGTTCTATATAAATTTGAGCTGAGAAAGATGTTGAGTCTAACAGTACATAGCTGAGTTTAAGGATGCTAATTTTAGTAACTTTATCAGATTCATGTGTATTTGGACTCAATGTCTTGTTAAATCTGAcaacttaataaaatatatatatatatatatatatatatatatatatatgaactctgTATATAGTTCATcccaataatattaaattatcaagTCCTTGAATTTAAGCATAGATTTTAAGCTAAACAACATCAATAAAACACGCTTATCCAAAGGTAACACTGAACTCGAGACCTCACCTTTTTCCAAAGAGTAGCACTTTGAGAAGAACTGTTTTTTAAGCTCTACTTGAAAAGGAGATGCAAGCATGCATGGTTAATTAATTTGCTTAAATAATACCCTTTTAACTACCATCCTAAACCATGGCATTACCATGGGTTAGAGTGGGGCCCAAGGATATACAAGCCCCCATGTTCAGACAGAAAGACAGATCCAACAAACATTTCTCCACCGCAAGTTCACAATCCGTGATGCCACAGTTCAGTTCAGCGTATTGATTGATGGAATAGGGAAACCTGCCAAGTTCAACTCACGGGCTACCCTTATTTCCCATCCCTATCCTCCTCCTTTTCCTATATATAATCGAACCAAAACCGCCCCAAGAAGCaacaaaagataaatataaacaagAAGATCAACTGTCTCTCTGCCTGGTTTGTATTCCAAGAAATGGAGAGAGTCCAGAAGCTCTTTTGTGTGGCTCTATTGCTTGCAGTACTAGCCATAGCAAGCAATATTGCGAATGCCCAGAGTACCATATGCAAAATGCCTGTTGCTGGCCTCATGGCATGCAAGCCTTCTGTAACTCCTCCTAACCCCACCGCACCGTCGGCAGACTGCTGTTCGGCCCTCTCGCATGCTGACATAAACTGCCTTTGCTCCTACAAAAATTCCAACCTGCTCCCTTCCCTCGGAATCGACCCAAAACTTGCCATGCAGCTCCCTGGCAAGTGCAAGCTTCCTCACCCTGCTAACTGCTAGACTACCGATCGTAATCGATCCAAGGATATGTATCATGTCATAGACGTCTGCCAAAAGAGAAGATCATATATCAAGGAAGAGTATAATAAATCAGCTAAACTTCTATGCTCCTCTTGATCAGCGCTTTAGAAGTTGGCTAAGTACCAGCTAATTATCCTCCTGATTGTGATTTGATGTAATTCCTTGTTTGTTAGTTGATGAGTGTGTATTAAGCTTAAGTTAATCCAATGTTATCGTGAAAATTTGTGTCAGTACTGTGCTTGCTATCCACTGCTTGGTGCTTATTATCCCATGGAAGTCCCACTGCCTTGCCGTGCTTGGTCACTGTCATCTACAAGGTGTAAGAAGGGATCTATTATtggcaggaaaaaaaatatttcacaatatatatatatatatattgtgaaatcaaTATTGGTAAACAATCCCCTACGACTAAGATTGAACATACACAAGGACAATGATTGAAACTAATTAATGGCAAAAAATTCAAGTGCTCCATGACCTAggaacttctttttttattatttttggcgATTTTAGGTTTTCTATATCCTGCAAAAAGCAAGGAGCCACAGGAATTGATCACGTACAAGAATTGCAAAATTCTTTTCATATGAATATTTCTAGGCTCTTGTAATTATCCTCATGGTGTAGGGAAAGTTGTCCTGATGTCTGAATTGATTACATGGATCATATCACATCAAATGACAGttcagttttatatttttttaattattttaatgtgttaatataaaaaaatatagagagagaaaaatagatTCTttgtaaacaaaattaattacgaTTTTCTTTATCATATATGTCACAATATATCAAGACTGGCAACAATTGTAGAAGTACATACACGTGAATTAATTACAATGGAATATTTCAATAAGAAACGCAGTTAGACGTTCAGCCCGCTTGTACAGCTTCAGGTGTTCTAAGCGTAATTTCCCTTGCAACTTATGAAGAAATAACTGGTCTGCAGCTTCACGCATCGCCAGAAGAAACCCTTGATGAAGCTTCTTCAGAACTATAATTCCAGAGGTTTTTCAGCTCTCCTCGCACTAAAGCCAATAGGACACAAGTTCCTGGTAACAAAGTGAATGGAAGCAAAGTTTTGTGATGAGCAAATCAGAATGAAAATGCAACAGCAAATCAGAATAAATATATGTCCagaaagaaaatgcaatcaCCCAATTACCTAGAGTACAAGGAACAAGATAGAGGAGTGCAGGTTGACCATGCCCGTTCATTAGATATAAGCCCAGGTACGTCAGGAAAAGACCTGAAACAGGAAAATCAGTGTCACAAAGGAGACAGATACCATAACACCAAGGTCCTTCCTCCACTCCCACCCCCCCACTCTACACTTTGACGAGTAAGAGAAAGGGTACACAAACTGAGAACCAAAGAAACTTGAACTCTGTTAAATTCTATACAAATAACAGATCAATTACAGTATTGTTTACAGGTATGTGGATTTCGGTGGTATATTTTCCACAGCTAATGATTGATGATTGAAAGAATTTCCACAATCAGTTGCAAAGTAAGAAAACACTACACATGTCAGTACTTAAATATCAAAAACTTCAGGTGCTTGGAATTGTTGCAAAGACCTGATTTGGACAAAGGACTGGAATCAGAATTCGTACTGCTCAGAAGTAACAAAATACTCTTGCAACAAAATATGGTAACATGTGCTGAATTTTGACTATCTATTTggtaaatttaaaacatttacaCCAAGGTGCCAACTAGCTTGGCTAATAAATCACTTGGTGCCATCCTAAAAAACCTAGGATTAAAACCTAAtttgcacttgggataagaaaAATATAGGAGGGGAAGGAGGGGAAGTTTACCCTGCTGTGTAGTGTACTCATTAACCAAAATAACATagcattgaaaataaattcacTGACATAATTGCAACTGAATTGAGATACAGCAAAGATTCTGCAAGAATGCTCACCGACTCCATAGCCAACTgtcaaccaaataaaatatccatTTGCTATACCCTTCTTGTTTGTTTTGTCGTATCTGAGACAagcaacagaaaaaaaatatgcagcGTACGTCAGAGAAACTGTCCCACATctaataaatacaagaaaatatacaAATATAGAATATTGAGAACGGGCCACCCATAACAAGGCTTAAGTCTTTTGGATAAGTCTTGTGGATAGAACTCAGACTCAACTATCTAATTCAATAGCATAAGGGAGAAAAATGAGAAATTGCCATAGAGAAAGTATATAGCTAAATACTCTACACACAAAAGGTTCTCTTTTGCGACCTCTGCATGACACAAGATCCAAAAGACACCGAATGACAACCATAGAAGGCTTTatagaaaattttgaaagataataGAAGAATTAGATCAAATTTAACGCATTACAtatggaaaatgaaaaaatgaattccaataaaagtaaaataaatttatcacatCATTTTTCGAGAGGATTGCACACCTTTCACTACTGTAAATTTCTCTGCAATCACTGTGCTAATGCACAATTTAAAAGCTATGTGAAGTTAGCACGCTACCTGAAAGTAAATGATACAAGCAAGCCAGGAAAAAGAATGTCGCCAAATCCAATCATGTCATAACCACCCCAAGGGTCAGCAAATCGAGGGATTCTTAAAAGCATCGGAATAGTTTCCCCGCCACTGTTGTCACCTCGAGCAACCTAAAGAAAGAGAAGGTAACTCAATACAAAAATTCATCCAGTTATATTCTAACAAACCCACCCATTTATGTCCCATCACAAGTTCTCAAACAATTTTACTGTTGAAGATGTATTCATATCAATGGAAAATTTATGAAGCAAAGAATCAAGGAGCAAACGGCAAATggcacaaaacaaaaatatcattagtaACATTTTTACAGAATCAGAAGGGCTTCTTTGATATATGTCTTTGTGTGTCCAAATGTTGTACTGACTAGTGGAGTGCTGTAATCATGGTCTTCATTTTTCACTCTTAACTTGTCTATAGTAAGTCACATTAGATGTTGTACAGACAGGTATGACCATGGCCCATTTGCATGTAATGGACTAAAATGCACCAGTATGAGATTCAAAAACCTATTAATCAATGACAACAGCTGAGAAGGAACAGGGAAACAACAGTCTCTCTTTCACTTTCCTGAGCATTTAAGGCAAAGGCAACTCCAAGAAAAAGGAAGCAATGGTAGAAGAACGGGTGCAAAGGCGTATGAAtttgaaggaaaataaaaaggaagagatGTGGCGAATTTCTACAATTGAGTTCTAAGAAAGATGAGACTGCTAAAAAAAACAGCCAAATGTAGGGGTgacaaaagaaaatagaaaaaacttgtgCTTTCCAAGGGCAGATCCCTCCATAGCAATCATTAGCTTTTGGCTAAATAAACTTAACTCATTCCCAAGATGTTaatccacacaaaaaaaatacccaGCTGCAGAGAATACTTTGAAAGAAACTATACATCAGCGTAATATAAACTCAGTCATGATTTTGCATCTCCCCAGAGTACAACTCAACTCAATCCATTTAGTCATGTTTAAGGCTAAATATTTGGCAAGCTAATCCAACATCTAATCAATTTCCACCACTTCCAGTGAGATCATTTTAGGTCTACCTCTATCATTCTCTTACATACATTCAACTCAATCCAATCCTGCTTCCATGCTATATTGTAAAATGACCAAAGCATCTCAACATTCCTTCACCAACTCTTCCTTGACAAGATCGAGCACCATCTCCAACTTTTATCGAATGGATTCATTTCTTATCTAGGCGTTTCTTGAATCATTTAATATTCTCATCATAGGAACACCAATTACATAACATGTTGCTTCACCACTGTCTAACACTCACTGCCATTAAGCATTGCTGGCATAAACAGAGTCTCGTACATTTCATCAGTCTAACCTTTTCCGTAATAATGCAACTTAAGTGCAGTAACAGTCCATTAAATAATCACCCTTTAAATGACTCCACAAGTATCATTTTATCCATATGTACTTCCTTTTATGTATAATGCAACTTAAGTGCAGTAACAGTCCATTAAATGATCACCCTTACACATTGCAACTCTACATCAACCAATCTTACAAAATTCACAATTGCTGAACTTTAAACTCTCCATCTTCTTTACACTGGATCAACAAACAGAGTCTTCCCTGCATTTGGTCTCAATTTTAAGTTTACGTCATTTTCATACAtctatcaaaaacaaaattttaagcaCTATAACCACAACTATCAGTCTTTTTCAATGACGTAAACTTTCCATGTTCAATCTAAAAGCAATGCAGAATGTGTATGAACATACAGCAATGATGTCATAAACAACACAATGGTAAGGAATGTTTAACATACAGCAATAATACTTACCGCAATCATAACACTCTGATGGAATATTATTGGTGACAGAAAGACCCAAAAGATGTCATAAACAAATGCACAACAAAGAAGTACTGTAGCAACCTGAGTCACCATAGAAATATcagataagaaagaaaaaaaaaaagtcaagcaAATGCCATGAATGAACAACACCATGAATGCTGACAAAATAAGAGCAAAGGTACCTTAATATTAGGTAATCGAGCCACCTGCAAGACAGTTATCATCAAGCAAATGCCCTGACAACAAAAAAGTCATTATTTATTGAAGAGCAGGAGAGTAAAAATGATCTAGACAATGTACAAACATCCTCAACGGGTCATATATAGAATATATTGCATCAAACCACTAGTTCCTAAGCATTAAGAGAATATGTCcttgttcttttatttgaaaatgaacaCATGCTGGTAGCAAGAAAACTAAAAAGCCAAAAGCCACAAAATAGGGAGGCTTCCAGATTTATGGGCCTGAGACCATCCGTTTACAGTGATCCCAAAATGCAAACCACAACAGATTCTAAGTCAACCCTCGTGAAGATGAAGAGTAAGATCTCAACTCCACGTCATTTTGGCTACATGATCAagaaatgaatatttaaaacCATCACAGCATAAGAACAGTCCTGAACAAAAAATTGCACACATGCTTTACGCAATGAAATTGAAttgcatcaaataaataatCCAGAGGATAGACCAGACACATCAACCAGATATGCAATTATAACTTGAATGAGATGACCTAATAATCTTTCTAGGAGCTTGGTCAAACTTAACAACTAAAGTTATTTCCACACAATATaacaattgatcaataaactaaCCTTGTTTACAAGTATTAATAAATGAAACTTACAAGAATATCCTGCCCAGCCCATGAATATGATGCCTGCCGATTTGTAGCCCAGAAAATAGCAAATGCCACACAGCAGAATAATACAATAAGTGATAAAAGAGAAGTTTCTCCAAGAAGAGGTAAATTTAGCTTCTTCCGTCCACAGTTTTTGCATATTCTGCTCCACATATAAGAAAAGTGAGTAGCATGAATGCAGTGTATAACATAAAATCCACAAGCTCACCAGTTCACAAattaagaaaagcaaaaaatcaaGTACCAGTATACCTTAAAATAACTGTTGTTATGCAATTGTGCATCccctgaagaaaaaagaaaatacttcaATAAGCATGATGCAGAATTAGTTGCTGCccattaaaaatgtttttaaaattaaatgaaaagaaatgtgtataaattaatttgtatacAAAAGAAGGATATTTTATTAGAGGAAAGAAAACTAATACTCAAAAGGAGAATACAACATCCTatcaaataacaaaatgaaacaGCTAGTTTAGAATAACAAAGCACTTCGAACCCTTTGCATATCTGCTAAAGCCGTGCCACCGTATCTGCTAAATATTAGCAAAATAAATGGTTTTCAGTGAGTTTACATGCAGTTGTTTTCTAagattatttagagatagatgAAGGTAGTTGGGAAGatgaggaaaaaataaagaagaaagaagataaagagaaagaaaggtttTGAAATGAAGTAACAGTTCATTACATCTATCAGTAGTTCATATCtcatatatataagaaaagagTATAAAATTACTTTACTACCCTTGATTCCACTCTATAAATAATAAACGCGCCTAACAACATTTGCACTTAATGATTCAGACAGATTATGGATAAGAGCTTTAATCAGTGTCCATTGCATTCTAACATGCATTAAACGCACCTAACAACATATGCACTTAATGATTCAGACAAACTATGGATAAGAACTTTAATCAGTGTCCATTGCATTCTAACATGCATTGGCCATGTGTCAGCTGAGTGTCTAAAATCctaaaagagaaaagatatgtatttttcaacaaaaatgaAACATTATAAATGCGccaagaaaatggaaaaagcaATTTTCCTTCTTCAAACCATGGGCAGAGAAGTGGAAGTATGACATGCAGGAATTAAACTGACCAAGCACAGCTTCAGATCCACTCTATTATATCTTTCTGTCTGTTATTCTTTCAAAAATGGTACCATTCCCAAACAATAAGCTCAAATTACAGTTTCATGAAATTTTCAGTTGGAGTTCATCAAATATAACAAGCACTTGTTTCAATGCTTTAATATTAGCAATTCGCCAAAAAGGAAATTTGTACCTCAATACCACCAATGCAGAAGAGTACGATCAGCAGCCAGACAAACCAGCTTGACATGAAGAAGTAAAGTAGCAACAAAAATGCAGATGCTGTTATCACAAAAACTACTGCACTCTTCACATCAATATCAAGGAAATCTTTCTCAGCGTTGTCTTTGAATGCTGAGACATTGGAAGTTTCCTGGCCAATGAATGGGGGGGGTATTCAAATACTTCTCGACTAAGCATAATTAAGCAATAACAGAAGCATTTAAAAAAGAACAGGAAAAGGAATATACATGCATACATAGACACGTATACACACACGCGCATGTGTGCACGCATGTCAAGGAgatcaagaacataaataaaggCAAGTAAATGTCCATGAAGATTTTGCTTCAGGTGATGGAAATACCCATGTCTCATTCTCATTCCAATACACCTTTCTTTCAGTGGCATTCTACCCATAGGTGAATTTATAAGTA from Populus alba chromosome 14, ASM523922v2, whole genome shotgun sequence includes:
- the LOC118040567 gene encoding signal peptide peptidase-like 3 yields the protein MAFPSRRSRSLHTIFFCIFFLIGFSFAEEASHDGDSPKFPACDHPYNLVKVKNWVNGAGGETLTGITARFGALLPKEERNGVRLTAVFSNPLNSCSPSSSKLSGSVAMAVRGDCDFTTKAKVAQSGGAAALLVINNKEELAEMGCEKDSSAQDVSIPVVLIPKSGGESLNRSIVDGQKVELLFYAPVRPPMDLSVIFLWMMAVGTVVCASLWSEIAASKEAEERYNELSPKETSNVSAFKDNAEKDFLDIDVKSAVVFVITASAFLLLLYFFMSSWFVWLLIVLFCIGGIEGMHNCITTVILRICKNCGRKKLNLPLLGETSLLSLIVLFCCVAFAIFWATNRQASYSWAGQDILGICLMITVLQVARLPNIKVATVLLCCAFVYDIFWVFLSPIIFHQSVMIAVARGDNSGGETIPMLLRIPRFADPWGGYDMIGFGDILFPGLLVSFTFRYDKTNKKGIANGYFIWLTVGYGVGLFLTYLGLYLMNGHGQPALLYLVPCTLGTCVLLALVRGELKNLWNYSSEEASSRVSSGDA